ATGAAGAGGCGATCTCTGCATTTGTGCATGCCATCGAGATCACTCCTACCTGCAGTCCCGCATTCTTCTGGATGGGACGGGCATATGTTGAGCTTGGCGATATGGATGCTGCCATCACCGCTTACAATCATGCGCTTGAAAATAAACCCCGGTCTGCGGAAATATTTGTTTACCGGGGGATTGCCTATGCAGCACTCGACCAGTACCGGGATGCAATCCAATCCTATGACCGTGCACTTGAGATCGAGCATTCAGCTGCAACCTTTGTCCACAAAGGAGTGACTCTATCCGAACTGGGTATGACCCGCGATGCGATAGATGCATTTGACCGGGCACTCGAACTGGATGGGACCCTCGCCGATGCATGGATGGGCAAAGGCAATGCCTTTTACGATTTGGGGAAATTTAAAGAAGCGCAATCCGCCTATGAACAGGGACTGGTAATTGATCCCGAAAATGTTGTTGGCTGGACCCGTCATGGCATGTCACTTGCCGGTCAGAATATGGATGAAGCAGCCCTGAACTCATATGATCGGGCAATTTCTTTGGATCCCACTTTTTCCATTGCCTACTTTACCAAAGGCAGTGCAATGGATGCACTGGGACGGTACGAGGAGGCGGTGGTGTCATACCGTGAAATGATCACCCTCCAGCCGGAATTTGTGGATGCATGGATCCATAAAGGACGATCCTTAAAGGAACTCGAAAAATACCAGGATGCCCTGACGGATTTCAAACATGCCGTGGAACTGGATGGATCCCGTAAAGAGATCTGGAAAGATATTGGCGGGATACTCGATACGATCGGCAAGCATGAAGAAGCCCAGATCTGTTATGAAAAATCCCGGTAATCCGGTTTTTTTGTTCAATGATCTTAATTTTTTTTTAGAGCAGGAATCTCTATTTTTTTTCTTAAGGAATCAACAGATCCAAAAAAAAAAGTTAGTTCTTTTTCCTCACTTCAAGGAACCAGACAATCGCAACAATGGCAAAAAAGGAGATAATGCCGATGGTAAAAGCGTTTTTGATATACCAGGGGGTAGCTGCATCGCGGCTCTGTTCTGCAATCCGTTTGTTTGCAGCAAGATTCGGATAATCGGGACTGAGTGACTGGACCTTGTCAAATGCCGAGATGGCTTCATCATATTTTTTCATGCCGGCAAGGGAATAGCCTTTATTGAACCATGCTTCAGGATTCGAAGAATCAAGCGCAATGGCTTTTTCATAAGCTCCCAGTTCATCGTCATACCTGCCGAGATTATAGAGAATATACCCCCGGTTAATCCAGCCCTGTACATATTCCGGGTTAAGGGCCAGTGCCTTATCCGATGCAATAAGTGCCTCGCTGAACCGCTGGGCCCGGTTTAAGGCATCTGCCTTGCCATTCCAGGCTTCATAATAGTCCGGGGCAAGCGCAGTTGCATGATCATAGGCACTGATGGCTTCGGAATAATTCCTGCTTTTCATCAGTGCATTTCCCTGCGCATACCCGTCAGCAGCATCAGGAGAATATGCCAGCACCGGCATGATGCAAAGAACCAGGAAAAGAACGGTTAAAAATCCCGCGAAGAATATTTTTTTTGCGTACATGACAACCGGATCATATCTTGTGCTGATGACCATAAATTATTCTTCAAAACCGGATATGTTTTAATGGCCGAGAACGAGAACCCGGCGGGTAAGACTCTTGTGAACGCGCTGTTCGTGCTGCTGGAGAACGGTCATATGCTGTCGGGCGATCACTGAAATGTCCTTGTGAGTTACCACAACAGCCCGTCGGCCCGGTTTTAATACACGCCGGATTTCATCGAGTGCACCGGCATAGAGGTTATCCATGGTATCTGCTTTTTTTATACAGACTGACTGACCATAGGGCAGATCAGTTACCACTGAATCGATCGAATGATCCTTGAAGGGTAGCCGGGTTGCGTCAGCAAGCATCAGGAAAGACTGTGAACAATTCTGACGACTGCCCGATATCATCAGTGGATCGAAATCGCTGCCGATTGCATGAGCCCCCAGCAATTCTGCCTCAATAAGAATTCCCCCGGTGCCGCAGAAGGGGTCAAGGACGCGGTCTCCCGCCTGAACGCCCGCGATATTTGCCAGGGTTCTTGCCATGCGGGGCATCATTACCCCCGGGTGGAAAAAGTCCCGCTTACCGGGATTTCTCTCATCATAACCCGAACGGTTAATGGAGAAGAGGACCCTGCCAAAATAACACTTATCCTCGGAGAGAATTGCACGGTATTCGGTTTCGGGATTGTTTAAAGATACCGGGCCGGCAATCATATCGCCAATACACCGTTCGAATTCCCGTTGTGAGGAGGGGTTGAGTTCATAAAGCCCCCCATGGACTTTCTTTGCCCTTCCGGCAAACGTACGGGTCGTGGTGATAGCAAGTTCTTTGAGTAAATTTTTAAATGCCGGGATATTCGGCTCGCATTCCCCGAGATATTCGAGCACTACCTGGGTCATTGCAAGCCGTTGTGCCTGTTCCGGGTGGGGACAATCCACGACTGCAACCTGCAGGCGCTCTTCTAAGATAGTGCCGACACAGGAAAGTTCCGCAAAGGGGAGCGTCGGGTTCTCACCGGAAAGCTCAAAGAGCAACTTCATCCTTATCCCATTACATGCAGGAACTCAAATAAGTGCGTAAAAAAAGTAAAAATGAATCAGGGATTAAGGTTATTTTTTCCCTTTTTTCTTTCCCATAATGCCTGAGAAAAATCCACCGTTTCCGGTTGAGTGGCCTTCGAGATCGGCAAGTTTCTGGTAGAGTTCTTTTTGTTCATTGCTTAAGGATCTTGGCGTTACAATCTTTACCCGGACAAGAAGGTCGCCGGGATGACCGCGGCGTTTTACTCCCTCGCCACCAAGCTTTAAAGCAGTGTTAAATTGTATGCCCGCAGGGACTTTGAGATCGATATGACGCTTGTCTATCGTCTCAATCTCTATTGAAGTGCCCAAAACCGCCTGGGCCGGGCTGATCTCAATGGTTGTTTCAAGGTTATCGCCACTTCTCACAAAGCGGTCATGTGCCTGGACATATACTTCGATGAACAGGTCGCCGTTTGCTGCCCCGTAATCCCCGGCTTCACCATAGCCTTCCATGCGAAGCCGCATGCCATTGTCAATGCCCGCCGGGATATGCACAGAAACTTTTCGTTTCACCCGGGCATGACCGGATCCACGGCAGTCTTTACACACTTTCTCCGGAA
The sequence above is drawn from the Methanomicrobiales archaeon HGW-Methanomicrobiales-1 genome and encodes:
- a CDS encoding RNA methyltransferase: MKLLFELSGENPTLPFAELSCVGTILEERLQVAVVDCPHPEQAQRLAMTQVVLEYLGECEPNIPAFKNLLKELAITTTRTFAGRAKKVHGGLYELNPSSQREFERCIGDMIAGPVSLNNPETEYRAILSEDKCYFGRVLFSINRSGYDERNPGKRDFFHPGVMMPRMARTLANIAGVQAGDRVLDPFCGTGGILIEAELLGAHAIGSDFDPLMISGSRQNCSQSFLMLADATRLPFKDHSIDSVVTDLPYGQSVCIKKADTMDNLYAGALDEIRRVLKPGRRAVVVTHKDISVIARQHMTVLQQHEQRVHKSLTRRVLVLGH